From a region of the Enterobacter sp. JBIWA008 genome:
- the sfmF gene encoding fimbria assembly protein: MRNGIRFITVALFALCTQAQADTALGEINIRLYGNVVDFTCVAEGSDSDKTVPLGTWPTKQLRTTGSRTQPMPFTLKLTGCPPGAASITFSGKADGSNSGLLALNDASTASHVAVEIRDADKTRLALQQASQPVSVDAQGNAILSFYANYIATADNPEPGRADADATFMINYN; this comes from the coding sequence ATGCGAAACGGGATCCGTTTTATCACCGTGGCGCTCTTTGCGCTTTGCACTCAGGCTCAGGCGGACACCGCGTTGGGCGAGATTAACATTCGACTCTACGGCAATGTCGTCGATTTTACCTGCGTTGCTGAGGGCAGCGACAGCGACAAGACCGTCCCGCTGGGCACCTGGCCCACGAAACAGCTCCGCACCACCGGGAGCCGCACGCAGCCCATGCCGTTTACGCTGAAGCTGACCGGCTGCCCACCGGGCGCTGCGTCCATTACGTTTTCGGGGAAAGCCGACGGGAGCAACAGCGGCTTGCTGGCGCTGAATGACGCCAGTACAGCAAGCCATGTCGCCGTTGAGATCAGGGATGCGGATAAAACGCGCCTTGCGCTTCAACAGGCCAGCCAGCCGGTCTCGGTTGATGCGCAGGGGAATGCGATTTTGTCATTTTATGCCAATTATATTGCCACTGCCGATAACCCTGAGCCCGGACGGGCTGATGCGGATGCCACCTTCATGATTAATTATAATTAG
- the fimH gene encoding type 1 fimbria D-mannose specific adhesin FimH, protein MIKTQIFALSLLALLPATNALATVCVNENGVPTEVHYDLTDKFNSSNNQVGQVVTLSEKSQWVGVNAVCPKGTSGNTTKRSYVTDYPVTGTSDGYQYLKLNDYLDGAMKITDSYAGVFYPPKSYIQMGSHPNVSKNKPFGVQDSSLVFRLKVTRRFINMVVIPRATMFRVYVTTTSSDPLTSPVYTISYSGTIQVPQSCAINAGNVVEFDFGDIGASLFSKAGVGNKPEGVSSQSKTIAIKCTNVEANAMLTMRVEAEKVSDNVLVSDNPDVGFIIANESGTPLTPNNLTSKIPFRLDDSAQAQVGIRVWPVSVTGNKPAEGRFTSRGYLRVDYD, encoded by the coding sequence GTGATTAAAACCCAAATCTTTGCCCTGTCGCTGCTGGCGTTACTGCCCGCGACAAACGCATTGGCGACCGTGTGCGTCAATGAAAATGGTGTGCCGACGGAGGTGCATTACGACCTGACGGATAAATTCAATAGCTCGAATAACCAGGTCGGGCAGGTCGTGACGCTCAGCGAGAAATCGCAGTGGGTAGGGGTGAATGCCGTCTGTCCGAAGGGCACGTCCGGGAATACCACCAAGCGCAGCTATGTGACCGATTATCCGGTAACGGGAACGAGTGATGGCTATCAATATCTGAAGCTTAACGACTATCTGGACGGGGCCATGAAAATCACGGACAGCTATGCTGGCGTGTTTTACCCGCCCAAAAGCTATATCCAGATGGGGAGCCATCCTAACGTCTCCAAAAACAAACCGTTTGGCGTTCAGGACTCCAGCCTGGTCTTCCGCCTGAAGGTGACCCGGCGTTTTATTAACATGGTAGTGATTCCGCGTGCCACCATGTTCCGCGTCTACGTCACCACCACCTCCTCCGATCCGTTAACCTCGCCGGTCTATACCATCAGCTACAGCGGAACTATTCAGGTGCCGCAAAGCTGCGCCATTAATGCCGGTAACGTGGTGGAGTTTGATTTCGGCGACATTGGCGCTTCCTTGTTCAGCAAGGCGGGCGTGGGTAACAAGCCGGAGGGGGTCTCATCGCAAAGCAAAACCATCGCCATTAAATGCACCAACGTGGAGGCGAACGCCATGCTGACGATGCGCGTCGAGGCGGAAAAGGTCTCTGATAATGTGCTGGTGTCGGATAACCCGGATGTGGGGTTCATCATTGCCAACGAAAGCGGGACGCCGCTCACGCCCAACAACCTGACGAGCAAAATCCCGTTCCGCCTCGACGACAGCGCGCAGGCGCAGGTGGGGATCCGCGTCTGGCCGGTAAGCGTAACGGGCAATAAGCCAGCGGAAGGGCGCTTCACCTCGCGCGGGTATTTGCGCGTGGATTACGACTAA